The following proteins are co-located in the Mariprofundus sp. NF genome:
- a CDS encoding cyclic nucleotide-binding domain-containing protein → MNAVTQQEEMEMIEEVIEMMGSIPMFDKVASGQLRIIAAHMDIIQLHARGLLFSEGHNSDYMCFVVAGTLEVLKQSDNGKRVKVSTLSRGRSIGEMALLDTFPRSATVIAETECTLLTISRDSFDKILDRHPRAGISFLKSIARVLSLHLRRASGQLADAS, encoded by the coding sequence ATGAACGCTGTTACTCAGCAAGAAGAGATGGAGATGATCGAAGAGGTCATTGAGATGATGGGCTCTATTCCCATGTTTGATAAAGTTGCAAGCGGGCAGCTAAGGATTATTGCAGCGCATATGGATATTATTCAGCTCCATGCAAGAGGCCTGCTGTTCTCAGAAGGGCACAATAGCGATTACATGTGTTTTGTTGTTGCCGGTACCCTGGAAGTGCTCAAGCAGTCGGATAACGGCAAAAGGGTGAAGGTTTCAACCCTCTCACGTGGCCGCAGTATTGGCGAAATGGCCTTGCTCGACACATTCCCTCGCTCGGCTACTGTGATCGCCGAGACCGAGTGCACGCTACTTACTATCTCCCGTGACAGCTTTGATAAGATTCTTGATCGCCACCCTCGTGCCGGTATCTCATTCCTTAAAAGTATTGCCCGTGTGTTAAGCCTGCATCTACGCAGGGCCTCCGGGCAGCTGGCGGATGCTTCCTGA
- the recQ gene encoding DNA helicase RecQ — translation MQRARKILKSTFGYEHFRHHQSDIIAALIKGEDVLTLMPTGGGKSICYQIPALIREGCGIVISPLIALMQDQVDAMNQLGISAAFLNSSLSASEQRIIEAELSSGELDLLYMAPERLLTPTTLSLLQSTKIALFAIDEAHCVSQWGHDFRKEYQQLSMLHESFPNVPRIALTATADARTRTEIISQLALESASVFVNSFDRPNIHYAINESGNSRDALWSFISENHARDAGIVYCQTRKGVETTAQWLSSKGCTALPYHAGLSQEIRQQNQQRFLRDDGLIIVATIAFGMGIDKPDVRFVAHMNLPKNIEAYYQETGRAGRDGNPADAWMSYGLKDVVGLRLFTEQSDAEERFKRVMHQKTDAMLGLCELTSCRRVALLAYFGETLEQKCGNCDNCLNPPETWDATIATQKALSCVFRTGERFGAQYVIDVLVGKTNERIENNNHDKLSTFDIGHEHTAIEWRGIFRQLIAHGYLATDAEGYGVLKLTGKAWPLLKKSETPQTVMLRALRKAKTKKRKISVAASELSTEDQQLFETLRILRAQLAKEQNVPPYVIFPDKTLSEMALVRPHTSSQLLEISGVGQTKLERYGSAFLNEISSSAQ, via the coding sequence ATGCAGCGAGCCCGGAAAATCCTTAAATCGACCTTCGGTTACGAACATTTTCGCCACCATCAGAGTGATATTATTGCTGCCCTGATTAAGGGCGAGGATGTGCTGACGCTGATGCCAACCGGCGGCGGAAAATCAATCTGTTACCAGATCCCTGCGCTGATCCGAGAAGGGTGTGGCATCGTCATCTCACCACTGATCGCTCTGATGCAGGATCAGGTGGATGCGATGAATCAACTGGGCATCTCTGCAGCATTTCTGAACTCAAGCCTCTCGGCCTCAGAACAGCGTATCATTGAAGCCGAGTTATCTTCCGGTGAGCTCGATCTTCTCTATATGGCACCGGAAAGACTGCTCACCCCCACCACCCTGTCGCTGCTGCAATCAACAAAAATAGCGCTGTTTGCCATTGATGAGGCGCACTGCGTATCGCAATGGGGTCACGATTTCCGTAAAGAGTACCAGCAGCTCTCCATGCTGCATGAGTCATTCCCCAACGTGCCCCGCATTGCCCTCACCGCCACTGCCGATGCCCGCACACGCACTGAAATCATCAGCCAGCTGGCTCTTGAGAGTGCATCTGTTTTTGTAAACAGCTTTGATCGCCCCAATATCCACTATGCTATCAATGAATCGGGTAACAGCCGTGATGCTCTGTGGTCATTTATCAGTGAGAACCACGCCCGTGATGCAGGCATCGTCTACTGTCAAACACGCAAAGGTGTCGAAACAACCGCGCAGTGGTTAAGCAGCAAAGGATGCACAGCGCTCCCCTACCACGCCGGCTTAAGCCAGGAGATCAGGCAGCAGAACCAGCAACGATTCCTGCGTGATGACGGGCTGATTATTGTCGCCACCATCGCATTTGGCATGGGCATCGATAAACCGGATGTACGTTTTGTGGCACACATGAACCTGCCGAAAAACATCGAAGCATATTATCAGGAGACCGGACGCGCAGGACGCGATGGCAATCCGGCTGATGCCTGGATGAGTTATGGTCTTAAGGATGTGGTCGGACTACGCCTGTTCACCGAACAGAGTGATGCCGAAGAGCGATTCAAGCGGGTGATGCATCAGAAAACCGATGCCATGCTTGGCCTGTGCGAGTTGACCAGTTGCCGCCGTGTCGCTCTGCTCGCCTACTTTGGTGAGACACTGGAGCAGAAGTGCGGCAACTGTGACAACTGTCTTAACCCGCCAGAGACATGGGATGCCACGATTGCCACCCAGAAAGCGCTCTCCTGCGTATTCCGCACCGGCGAACGCTTCGGAGCCCAATATGTGATTGATGTTTTAGTTGGTAAAACAAACGAGCGCATCGAGAACAACAATCACGACAAACTCTCAACCTTTGATATCGGCCATGAACACACTGCTATCGAATGGCGCGGCATCTTCCGCCAGTTGATCGCCCACGGCTATCTGGCCACCGATGCTGAAGGTTATGGCGTCTTGAAACTGACCGGCAAAGCGTGGCCACTGCTTAAAAAGAGTGAAACCCCGCAAACGGTGATGTTACGTGCACTGCGTAAGGCAAAAACCAAAAAGAGAAAAATATCGGTCGCAGCATCCGAACTCTCGACGGAGGATCAGCAACTCTTCGAAACTCTGCGGATCCTGCGTGCCCAATTAGCAAAAGAGCAGAACGTACCACCCTACGTCATCTTCCCGGACAAGACGCTCTCCGAGATGGCTCTCGTCAGGCCACACACTTCCTCTCAGCTATTGGAGATCTCCGGTGTTGGTCAAACTAAACTTGAGCGCTATGGCTCAGCCTTTTTGAATGAGATCAGCAGTTCAGCTCAGTAG
- a CDS encoding riboflavin synthase translates to MFTGIIQDVGSIVSIQREPEQTHIVFKTALAMDNWQLGDSVACDGCCLTITAFPQADAFAATLSLETLNLTLFSDADEGDAINLEPALRMGDPLGGHMVTGHIDGLGVVKAVKTIGEHREFRFTLPESLARYVVVKGSVAINGVSLTVNRVEGCDFTVNLIPHTLSHTNLGALQAGAEVNIETDMYGRYVERLMQFSDAGA, encoded by the coding sequence ATGTTCACAGGAATTATTCAGGACGTTGGAAGCATCGTAAGTATCCAGCGTGAGCCTGAACAGACCCACATAGTTTTCAAAACAGCACTGGCAATGGATAACTGGCAACTGGGTGACTCCGTTGCCTGCGATGGTTGCTGCCTGACGATTACCGCATTTCCACAGGCCGATGCTTTTGCTGCGACCCTGTCACTGGAGACTTTGAATCTGACGCTCTTCTCAGATGCTGATGAGGGCGATGCCATCAATCTGGAGCCTGCCCTTCGCATGGGTGATCCGCTTGGCGGTCATATGGTGACCGGCCATATTGATGGCTTAGGTGTGGTGAAAGCAGTGAAAACGATTGGTGAACATCGCGAATTTAGATTCACACTGCCTGAATCACTGGCTCGTTATGTGGTGGTCAAAGGTTCAGTGGCGATTAATGGTGTCAGCCTGACGGTCAACAGGGTGGAGGGATGCGACTTTACCGTCAACCTGATTCCCCATACCTTGTCGCACACCAATCTGGGAGCACTGCAAGCCGGTGCAGAAGTAAACATCGAAACCGATATGTATGGTCGTTATGTTGAGCGGCTGATGCAGTTTTCTGATGCGGGAGCCTGA
- a CDS encoding bifunctional 3,4-dihydroxy-2-butanone-4-phosphate synthase/GTP cyclohydrolase II has product MILATTEELLEELRAGRMIILADDEDRENEGDLVMAAEWVTPEAINFMATHGRGLICLALTAEQTDRLQLPLMVSNTNSKFKTNFTISIEAAEGVTTGISAYDRAHTIRTAIADGARAEDIHTPGHVFPLVGREGGLLVRAGHTEASIDLARMAGLKPSGVICEIMNEDGTMSRMPELKKFAKKHNLKVGSIADVISHRLQHDSLVRREVEVRMPTEFGEFRLIGYTNAVDKAEHVALVMGEPDAERACLVRVHSECLTGDVFGSRRCDCGSQLHAAMRQVAEAGEGVILYLRQEGRGIGLLNKLKAYNLQDAGHDTVSANEKLGFKADLRDYGIGAQILRDLGLRKLNLLTNNPKKIIALDGYGLEVSERVQLQSNPHEDNIAYLTTKKEKMGHMLNMKGEKS; this is encoded by the coding sequence ATGATTTTGGCAACAACAGAAGAGCTGTTAGAAGAGCTGCGTGCAGGCCGCATGATCATCCTTGCCGATGATGAAGATCGCGAGAATGAGGGCGATCTGGTGATGGCGGCGGAGTGGGTGACACCTGAAGCGATCAATTTTATGGCTACCCACGGGCGTGGTCTGATCTGTCTGGCACTAACTGCTGAGCAGACTGATCGCTTGCAGCTTCCGCTGATGGTCTCCAACACCAACTCCAAGTTTAAAACCAATTTTACCATCTCCATTGAAGCTGCTGAGGGTGTAACCACCGGCATCTCAGCCTATGACCGGGCCCATACGATCCGTACCGCTATTGCTGATGGTGCGCGCGCTGAAGATATCCATACGCCGGGTCATGTCTTCCCGTTGGTTGGCCGTGAAGGTGGCCTGCTGGTGCGAGCAGGCCATACAGAGGCGAGTATTGATCTTGCACGTATGGCGGGTCTGAAGCCTTCTGGTGTGATCTGTGAGATTATGAATGAAGACGGCACCATGTCGCGCATGCCGGAGCTGAAGAAATTTGCTAAAAAGCATAATCTGAAAGTCGGCTCGATTGCTGATGTGATCAGCCATCGTTTGCAGCACGACTCACTGGTCAGACGAGAGGTTGAGGTGCGCATGCCGACTGAGTTTGGCGAGTTCCGTCTGATCGGTTACACCAATGCAGTGGACAAGGCTGAGCATGTGGCACTGGTGATGGGTGAACCGGATGCCGAGCGCGCCTGTCTGGTGCGGGTTCACTCAGAGTGTCTGACCGGTGATGTCTTTGGTTCACGACGTTGCGATTGCGGCTCCCAACTGCATGCGGCGATGCGTCAGGTCGCTGAGGCCGGTGAAGGTGTGATTCTCTATCTCAGGCAGGAGGGGCGCGGTATTGGCCTGCTCAATAAACTGAAGGCGTACAACCTGCAGGATGCCGGTCACGACACCGTTTCAGCCAATGAGAAACTCGGCTTTAAAGCCGACCTGCGCGATTACGGCATCGGTGCACAGATCTTGCGTGATCTGGGGCTGCGCAAGCTGAATCTGTTGACCAATAATCCGAAGAAGATCATCGCACTGGATGGATACGGACTTGAGGTGAGTGAACGTGTGCAGCTGCAGAGCAATCCCCATGAAGATAATATCGCCTATCTGACCACGAAAAAGGAGAAGATGGGCCATATGCTGAATATGAAAGGTGAAAAGTCATGA
- the ribH gene encoding 6,7-dimethyl-8-ribityllumazine synthase: protein MSLDAPHLAGNVDATGLNVGIVVSRFNNEITEALLSGAVSALLEHGSSEENMTIIHVPGAFEIGTIAANMANSGRFDAIICLGCVIRGDTAHFDYVCQGAMDAIGKVAQRGDVGVGNGVLTVDSNEQAYERIGGVHGHKGEEAALTAVEVVRQLQALEV from the coding sequence ATGAGTCTTGATGCACCCCATCTGGCGGGCAATGTCGATGCTACAGGTCTGAATGTCGGCATCGTAGTCAGCCGTTTTAACAATGAAATCACAGAAGCACTACTCTCAGGCGCAGTCTCGGCACTGCTTGAGCATGGCAGTAGCGAAGAGAATATGACCATTATTCATGTGCCGGGTGCATTTGAGATCGGTACGATTGCCGCCAACATGGCCAATAGTGGTCGCTTTGATGCGATCATCTGTCTGGGCTGTGTGATTCGTGGTGATACAGCCCATTTTGATTATGTCTGCCAGGGTGCAATGGACGCCATTGGTAAAGTGGCGCAGCGTGGCGATGTTGGTGTCGGTAATGGTGTATTAACCGTAGATAGCAACGAACAGGCCTATGAACGCATCGGTGGTGTGCATGGTCATAAAGGGGAAGAGGCTGCATTGACCGCTGTTGAGGTTGTCAGGCAGTTGCAGGCTCTGGAGGTTTAA
- the nusB gene encoding transcription antitermination factor NusB, producing MANRHMARESALETLYAWASAEKDGGMIPDLIASRLQHEERDDQDENYLRELVYGVIDHVDALDEVIKTAVRGRSLRSVAQLEINVIRLAVWEMQNRLEIPYRVIINEALELTRDYAGEPPRGFINGVLDNLAKQLRPAEIGKK from the coding sequence TTGGCAAATCGTCATATGGCGCGTGAATCGGCGCTGGAAACACTTTATGCATGGGCTTCTGCTGAGAAGGATGGCGGCATGATTCCCGATCTGATTGCCAGTCGTCTGCAGCATGAAGAGCGTGATGATCAGGATGAGAATTATCTGCGTGAACTGGTTTATGGTGTCATCGATCATGTCGATGCACTCGATGAAGTGATTAAAACTGCCGTGCGTGGCAGGAGCCTGCGCTCGGTTGCCCAGCTTGAGATCAATGTGATTCGTCTTGCCGTCTGGGAGATGCAGAATCGCCTGGAGATCCCTTATCGTGTGATTATCAATGAGGCGCTGGAGTTGACGCGTGATTATGCCGGAGAGCCACCACGTGGTTTTATCAATGGTGTGCTCGATAACCTGGCCAAACAGCTACGGCCTGCAGAGATCGGTAAAAAATAA
- the queG gene encoding tRNA epoxyqueuosine(34) reductase QueG → MGADELKTVIRERAQAFGFSLCHVTRPEVDQKHVDALQQWSDEGLQGDMGWMAEAVRLERRKNPATMLDGVKSVISVAMLYTPPDYSQAEADSRKSSGVITAYAHGDDYHEIMKKRLKGLAAELDVMLGKHDQRVFVDTAPVLEHALAERAGLGWQGKHTLTIHKQHGSWFLLGEIFTTAEIEPDQRADNHCGSCSACIDLCPTQAIIAPYVVDARRCISYLTIEFDGFIPDALRTLMGNRIYGCDDCQLVCPWNGHAAKGEGIDVDYLMPKGENNLADLASLLLLDEEAFRIRFRRSPIKRTKRRGLLRNVCIAMGNSGVAAFVPGLLNVLNDQESLIRGHAAWALARLCDQQSCEMVLSALRLQLEKESDPAVMQELTSAIKDIKELL, encoded by the coding sequence ATGGGTGCAGATGAGTTGAAAACAGTGATCAGGGAGAGGGCGCAAGCGTTCGGTTTCTCGCTCTGCCATGTGACGCGACCTGAGGTTGACCAGAAGCATGTTGATGCACTGCAGCAGTGGAGTGACGAGGGTCTGCAGGGTGATATGGGGTGGATGGCTGAAGCCGTGCGCCTTGAGCGTCGAAAAAATCCGGCAACGATGCTCGACGGTGTGAAAAGTGTCATTTCGGTAGCAATGTTATATACGCCACCTGATTATTCACAGGCTGAGGCAGATAGCAGGAAATCCTCAGGGGTGATCACGGCCTATGCCCATGGTGATGACTACCATGAGATTATGAAAAAACGGTTGAAAGGGCTGGCTGCTGAACTCGATGTGATGCTGGGGAAACATGATCAGCGGGTATTTGTTGATACCGCCCCTGTGCTTGAGCACGCCCTGGCAGAACGTGCCGGTCTTGGTTGGCAGGGTAAACATACACTTACCATTCACAAGCAGCATGGTTCATGGTTTCTGCTCGGTGAGATATTTACCACGGCCGAGATTGAGCCGGATCAGAGGGCTGATAATCACTGTGGCAGCTGCTCAGCCTGTATCGATCTCTGTCCTACGCAGGCGATTATTGCCCCCTATGTGGTGGATGCACGGCGTTGTATCTCCTACCTGACGATTGAGTTCGATGGTTTTATCCCGGATGCGTTGCGAACGCTGATGGGTAACCGAATTTATGGCTGTGATGATTGCCAGCTGGTCTGCCCGTGGAATGGACATGCAGCAAAGGGTGAGGGGATTGATGTCGATTACCTTATGCCGAAAGGGGAGAATAATCTTGCCGATCTTGCTAGTCTGCTGCTGCTCGACGAAGAGGCCTTTCGGATTCGCTTCCGCAGATCGCCGATCAAGCGAACAAAACGACGCGGTCTGTTGCGCAATGTCTGCATAGCTATGGGTAATTCCGGTGTTGCTGCATTTGTGCCGGGGCTGTTAAATGTTCTCAATGATCAGGAATCGCTGATCCGCGGCCATGCGGCCTGGGCGCTGGCTCGCTTATGCGATCAGCAGAGCTGTGAGATGGTGCTGAGCGCACTGCGTTTGCAGTTAGAAAAGGAGAGTGATCCGGCAGTTATGCAGGAGCTGACGTCGGCAATAAAAGATATAAAGGAACTATTATGA
- a CDS encoding HAD family hydrolase, giving the protein MSTPKAFIFDLDGTLVDALPDIQANANRALESLGYELRLSLADTQPHVGGGAHKLASNVLGLPMEHEETMALYHAFADIYEQNPAEFGKPFPGVMHVLDTLKAKGIPISCVTAKPAKARIKVLDQMGLTPYLTLALSPEDGFAKKPAPDMLFECCKAMGVEPSETVMVGDTRFDVEAGFNAGCQTVAFAEHGYQDVPAEYADRVVSLPDFTDLLKLLDA; this is encoded by the coding sequence ATGAGCACACCTAAAGCATTTATTTTCGATCTAGACGGTACACTGGTGGATGCACTGCCCGATATTCAGGCCAATGCCAATCGTGCACTGGAGTCACTCGGTTATGAGCTGCGCTTAAGCCTTGCCGATACCCAGCCGCATGTCGGTGGTGGTGCACACAAACTGGCTTCTAATGTTCTCGGCCTGCCGATGGAGCATGAGGAGACCATGGCTCTCTATCACGCTTTTGCTGATATCTATGAGCAGAACCCTGCCGAATTCGGCAAACCGTTTCCCGGTGTGATGCATGTGCTGGATACACTCAAAGCCAAAGGTATTCCCATCTCCTGTGTAACGGCCAAACCGGCCAAGGCACGCATTAAGGTTCTTGATCAGATGGGGCTTACCCCTTATCTGACACTGGCACTCTCGCCCGAAGATGGCTTTGCCAAAAAACCTGCGCCGGACATGCTCTTTGAGTGCTGCAAAGCGATGGGTGTTGAGCCGTCTGAAACTGTCATGGTGGGTGATACCCGTTTTGATGTGGAAGCGGGTTTTAATGCTGGCTGCCAAACCGTGGCCTTTGCTGAGCACGGTTATCAGGACGTGCCGGCTGAATATGCTGATCGCGTTGTCTCTCTGCCTGATTTCACCGATCTTCTGAAACTGCTTGATGCCTGA
- the thiE gene encoding thiamine phosphate synthase produces MPDKKLSGIYGILPADIDSDDLLTRAEAALKGGLQIVQFRDKKQGYKRSLKRAKALRLLTRQYGARLIINDLVDLAVAADADGVHLGRDDVTNLMQMRTEVGDDFIIGVTCRADVAYAKAVLNEGADYVSFGAVWATTTKPEVPTLGLPRLAKTRLLLPDANICAIGGISTANVAQVKAAGADCAAVISGLFAAEDIESEARLLTEMWKLA; encoded by the coding sequence ATGCCTGATAAAAAACTAAGCGGCATCTATGGCATTCTGCCTGCCGATATCGATAGTGATGATCTGCTGACCAGAGCTGAGGCAGCCCTGAAGGGTGGTCTGCAAATTGTGCAGTTTCGTGATAAAAAACAGGGGTACAAACGCTCGCTTAAACGGGCAAAAGCGCTACGTCTGTTAACCCGTCAATATGGTGCCAGATTGATCATCAATGATCTGGTTGATCTGGCTGTTGCTGCCGATGCGGATGGTGTGCATCTGGGGCGGGATGATGTGACTAATCTCATGCAGATGAGAACTGAGGTGGGTGACGATTTCATTATCGGCGTGACCTGCCGGGCCGATGTGGCGTATGCCAAGGCTGTGCTCAATGAAGGGGCTGATTACGTCTCCTTTGGCGCGGTGTGGGCAACGACAACCAAGCCGGAAGTGCCGACCCTGGGGCTGCCGCGACTGGCTAAGACACGCCTGTTGCTTCCCGATGCCAATATCTGTGCCATCGGCGGCATTTCGACTGCTAATGTAGCACAGGTTAAAGCGGCCGGTGCCGACTGTGCAGCAGTGATTTCAGGGTTGTTTGCTGCTGAAGATATTGAGTCAGAGGCACGATTGCTAACAGAGATGTGGAAGTTGGCGTGA
- the thiD gene encoding bifunctional hydroxymethylpyrimidine kinase/phosphomethylpyrimidine kinase: MTGCGKRPVCLTIGGSDSCGGAGIQADLRVFEVLGAEGCSATTALTAQNPSTITRIEAVSLAQLDAEIHAIFDYYDVAVVKTGMLVDAEHVALISALLDQLHKGPLIIDPVMISSSGKTLLDIGGVDALMHALMPQATLITPNLDEAAHLLGEAVDDPVVAVAKLAEQLNCAVLLKGGHGDGDTLLDLLCDGDGEISRFSHLRQIWDADQCHGTGCRLASAVAANLALGMSLTQAVENSVAFLQAT; the protein is encoded by the coding sequence GTGACAGGGTGCGGTAAGAGGCCGGTCTGCCTGACGATTGGTGGCTCCGACTCCTGTGGCGGTGCAGGCATTCAGGCTGATCTGCGTGTTTTTGAAGTATTGGGAGCAGAGGGTTGTTCAGCGACAACTGCACTAACAGCTCAGAATCCGAGCACCATCACTCGTATTGAAGCTGTCTCACTGGCCCAGTTGGATGCCGAGATACACGCTATCTTTGACTATTATGATGTGGCCGTGGTGAAAACAGGCATGCTGGTCGATGCCGAACATGTGGCACTGATCTCTGCCCTGCTGGATCAGCTACATAAAGGCCCGTTGATCATTGATCCTGTGATGATCTCCAGTAGTGGCAAAACGCTTCTGGATATTGGTGGCGTGGATGCACTGATGCATGCGTTAATGCCACAGGCGACACTGATTACACCAAATCTCGATGAGGCCGCCCATCTGCTGGGTGAGGCTGTAGATGATCCGGTTGTGGCAGTGGCAAAACTGGCAGAGCAACTGAACTGTGCTGTTCTACTTAAAGGTGGACACGGTGATGGGGATACGCTGCTTGATCTGTTGTGTGATGGCGATGGCGAGATCAGCCGCTTTTCCCATCTCAGACAGATCTGGGATGCTGACCAGTGTCACGGCACCGGTTGCCGGCTCGCCTCTGCAGTAGCTGCCAATCTTGCATTGGGGATGTCGCTTACTCAGGCAGTAGAGAATTCGGTAGCTTTCCTGCAGGCGACATAA